In Hirundo rustica isolate bHirRus1 chromosome 4, bHirRus1.pri.v3, whole genome shotgun sequence, a genomic segment contains:
- the ATP5F1C gene encoding ATP synthase subunit gamma, mitochondrial isoform X1, with the protein MFARGAAVALVQPQWGQVRNMATLKDITRRLKSIKNIQKITKSMKMVSAAKYARAERELKPARVYGTGALALYEKAEIKAPEDKKKHLLIGVSSDRGLCGAIHTSIAKTLKNEITNLSNAGKEVMVVGVGDKIRGLLQRTHSNYFLLTFKEVGRRPPSFGDASVIALELLNSGFEFDQGSVIYNRFRSVISYKTDEKPIFSFETVASSDSLSIYDDIDADVLRNYQEFTLANILYYSLKESTTSEQSARMTAMDNASKNASEMIDKLTLTFNRTRQAVITKELIEIISGAAALD; encoded by the exons ATGTTCGCCCGGGGCGCCGCGGTCGCGCTGGTCCAGCCGCAATG GGGCCAAGTCAGGAATATGGCAACACTGAAAGACA TCACCAGGCGTTTGAAGTCCATCAAGAACATCCAGAAGATCACCAAGTCCATGAAGATGGTTTCTGCAGCCAAATACGCCAGAgctgagagggagctgaagcCTGCGAGGGTCTATGGAACAGGAGCTCTGG ctctttatgagaaagcagaaataaaggcACCTGAGGACAAGAAGAAGCACCTCCTTATTGGTGTGTCCTCTGACCGCGGCCTGTGTGGTGCTATCCATACATCCATTGCTAAAACCTTGAAGAATGAGATTACCAACCTCTCAAATGCAGGCAAAGAGGTTATGGTGGTTGGAGTAGGTGACAAGATCAGAGGCCTGCTTCAAAG GACACATAGCAACTATTTCCTGCTGACATTCAAAGAGGTGGGACGGAGACCTCCGAGCTTTGGAGATGCTTCAGTCATTGCTTTAGAGCTGTTAAACTCTGGGTTTGAATTTGATCAAGGCTCTGTCATCTACAATCGCTTCAG GTCTGTCATCTCTTACAAGACCGATGAAAAACCGATCTTCTCCTTTGAAACTGTGGCTAGTTCTG ATAGTCTAAGTATCTATGATGATATTGATGCTGATGTGCTCAGAAATTACCAGGAGTTCACACTAGCAAACATTCTGTACTACTCCCTGAAAGAATCCACCACCAGCGAGCAGAGTGCCAGGATGACTGCCATGGACAATGCCAGCAAGAATGCTT CCGAGATGATTGACAAGCTGACCCTGACGTTCAACCGCACCCGTCAAGCCGTCATCACCAAGGAGCTTATTGAGATCatctctggtgctgctgctct GGATTAA
- the KIN gene encoding DNA/RNA-binding protein KIN17 isoform X1, producing MGKSDFLSPKAIANRIKSKGLQKLRWYCQMCQKQCRDENGFKCHCMSESHQRQLLLASENPQQFMDYFSEEFRNDFLELLRRRFGTKRVHNNIVYNEYISHREHIHMNATQWETLTDFTKWLGREGLCKVDETPKGWYIQYIDRDPETIRRQQEQERKKKQDLDDEEKTAKFIEQQVRRGLEGKELEMPVYTELNRENEEEKVTFNLNKGPSTSVAASSKTSSVLGQNALKMVEGAVKRKETAHSSGQTKEKKKKSALDEIMELEEEKKRTSRRDYWLQPEIIVKIVTKKLGDKYHKKKAVVKEVIDKYTAVVKVIDSGDKLKLDQTHLETVIPAPGKKVMVLNGGYRGNEGILESINEKRFSVTITIDSGPLKGRRVEDIQYEDVSKLA from the exons ATGGGGAAGTCGGATTTCCTCAGCCCCAAGGCGATCGCCAACCGCATCAAGTCCAAGGGGCTGCAGAAGCTGCGCTGGTACTGCCAGATGTGCCAGAAGCAGTGCCGCGATGAG AATGGCTTCAAGTGTCACTGCATGTCTGAGTCCCACCAGAGGCAGTTGTTGCTGGCTTCTGAAAATCCTCAGCAATTCATGGATTACTTCTCTGA GGAATTCCGAAATGATTTCCTAGAATTGCTCAGAAGGCGATTTg GAACAAAGAGAGTGCACAATAATATTGTGTACAATGAATACATCAGCCATCGAGAACACATCCACATGAATGCCACACAATGGGAGACACTGACTGATTTTACAAAATGGCTAGGGAGAGAAG GTCTTTGTAAGGTTGATGAGACTCCTAAAGGCTGGTACATTCAGTACATCGACAGGGACCCAGAGACCATTCGCAGGCAGCAAGAacaagagaggaagaagaaacaggaCCTTGATGATGAAGAAAAAACTGCTAAATTCATTGAACAACAAGTTAGAAGAGGTTTGGAGGGGAAAGAACTG GAAATGCCAGTCTATACTGAACTGaacagagaaaatgaggaagaaaaag ttacatttaatttaaacaaaggACCAAGTACTTCAGTCGCAGCATCTTCTAAAACAAG CAGTGTCCTTGGACAGAATGCACTGAAGATGGTGGAGGGGgcagttaaaagaaaagaaacagctcaTAGCTCTGGtcaaaccaaagagaaaaagaagaaatctgcaCTGGATGAGATCATGGAG cttgaagaggagaagaaaagaacatcTCGAAGAGACTACTGGTTACAGCCT GAAATCATTGTAAAAATTGTAACAAAAAAGCTTGGAGACAAGTACCACAAGAAGAAGGCAGTTGTTAAG GAAGTGATTGACAAATACACAGCAGTTGTGAAGGTGATTGACTCTGGGGACAAGCTGAAGCTTGATCAGACACATCTAGAAACTGTAATACCAGCACCAG gcaAGAAAGTGATGGTATTAAATGGTGGGTACAGGGGAAATGAAGGTATTTTGGAATCCATAAATGAGAAGAGGTTTTCAGTGACAATAACCATTGACTCG GGACCTTTAAAAGGGCGCAGAGTCGAAGATATCCAGTATGAAGATGTTTCCAAACTCGCCTGA
- the ATP5F1C gene encoding ATP synthase subunit gamma, mitochondrial isoform X2, translating to MFARGAAVALVQPQWGQVRNMATLKDITRRLKSIKNIQKITKSMKMVSAAKYARAERELKPARVYGTGALALYEKAEIKAPEDKKKHLLIGVSSDRGLCGAIHTSIAKTLKNEITNLSNAGKEVMVVGVGDKIRGLLQRTHSNYFLLTFKEVGRRPPSFGDASVIALELLNSGFEFDQGSVIYNRFRSVISYKTDEKPIFSFETVASSDSLSIYDDIDADVLRNYQEFTLANILYYSLKESTTSEQSARMTAMDNASKNASEMIDKLTLTFNRTRQAVITKELIEIISGAAAL from the exons ATGTTCGCCCGGGGCGCCGCGGTCGCGCTGGTCCAGCCGCAATG GGGCCAAGTCAGGAATATGGCAACACTGAAAGACA TCACCAGGCGTTTGAAGTCCATCAAGAACATCCAGAAGATCACCAAGTCCATGAAGATGGTTTCTGCAGCCAAATACGCCAGAgctgagagggagctgaagcCTGCGAGGGTCTATGGAACAGGAGCTCTGG ctctttatgagaaagcagaaataaaggcACCTGAGGACAAGAAGAAGCACCTCCTTATTGGTGTGTCCTCTGACCGCGGCCTGTGTGGTGCTATCCATACATCCATTGCTAAAACCTTGAAGAATGAGATTACCAACCTCTCAAATGCAGGCAAAGAGGTTATGGTGGTTGGAGTAGGTGACAAGATCAGAGGCCTGCTTCAAAG GACACATAGCAACTATTTCCTGCTGACATTCAAAGAGGTGGGACGGAGACCTCCGAGCTTTGGAGATGCTTCAGTCATTGCTTTAGAGCTGTTAAACTCTGGGTTTGAATTTGATCAAGGCTCTGTCATCTACAATCGCTTCAG GTCTGTCATCTCTTACAAGACCGATGAAAAACCGATCTTCTCCTTTGAAACTGTGGCTAGTTCTG ATAGTCTAAGTATCTATGATGATATTGATGCTGATGTGCTCAGAAATTACCAGGAGTTCACACTAGCAAACATTCTGTACTACTCCCTGAAAGAATCCACCACCAGCGAGCAGAGTGCCAGGATGACTGCCATGGACAATGCCAGCAAGAATGCTT CCGAGATGATTGACAAGCTGACCCTGACGTTCAACCGCACCCGTCAAGCCGTCATCACCAAGGAGCTTATTGAGATCatctctggtgctgctgctct GTGA
- the KIN gene encoding DNA/RNA-binding protein KIN17 isoform X2: MGKSDFLSPKAIANRIKSKGLQKLRWYCQMCQKQCRDENGFKCHCMSESHQRQLLLASENPQQFMDYFSEEFRNDFLELLRRRFGTKRVHNNIVYNEYISHREHIHMNATQWETLTDFTKWLGREGLCKVDETPKGWYIQYIDRDPETIRRQQEQERKKKQDLDDEEKTAKFIEQQVRRGLEGKELEMPVYTELNRENEEEKVTFNLNKGPSTSVAASSKTSVLGQNALKMVEGAVKRKETAHSSGQTKEKKKKSALDEIMELEEEKKRTSRRDYWLQPEIIVKIVTKKLGDKYHKKKAVVKEVIDKYTAVVKVIDSGDKLKLDQTHLETVIPAPGKKVMVLNGGYRGNEGILESINEKRFSVTITIDSGPLKGRRVEDIQYEDVSKLA, encoded by the exons ATGGGGAAGTCGGATTTCCTCAGCCCCAAGGCGATCGCCAACCGCATCAAGTCCAAGGGGCTGCAGAAGCTGCGCTGGTACTGCCAGATGTGCCAGAAGCAGTGCCGCGATGAG AATGGCTTCAAGTGTCACTGCATGTCTGAGTCCCACCAGAGGCAGTTGTTGCTGGCTTCTGAAAATCCTCAGCAATTCATGGATTACTTCTCTGA GGAATTCCGAAATGATTTCCTAGAATTGCTCAGAAGGCGATTTg GAACAAAGAGAGTGCACAATAATATTGTGTACAATGAATACATCAGCCATCGAGAACACATCCACATGAATGCCACACAATGGGAGACACTGACTGATTTTACAAAATGGCTAGGGAGAGAAG GTCTTTGTAAGGTTGATGAGACTCCTAAAGGCTGGTACATTCAGTACATCGACAGGGACCCAGAGACCATTCGCAGGCAGCAAGAacaagagaggaagaagaaacaggaCCTTGATGATGAAGAAAAAACTGCTAAATTCATTGAACAACAAGTTAGAAGAGGTTTGGAGGGGAAAGAACTG GAAATGCCAGTCTATACTGAACTGaacagagaaaatgaggaagaaaaag ttacatttaatttaaacaaaggACCAAGTACTTCAGTCGCAGCATCTTCTAAAACAAG TGTCCTTGGACAGAATGCACTGAAGATGGTGGAGGGGgcagttaaaagaaaagaaacagctcaTAGCTCTGGtcaaaccaaagagaaaaagaagaaatctgcaCTGGATGAGATCATGGAG cttgaagaggagaagaaaagaacatcTCGAAGAGACTACTGGTTACAGCCT GAAATCATTGTAAAAATTGTAACAAAAAAGCTTGGAGACAAGTACCACAAGAAGAAGGCAGTTGTTAAG GAAGTGATTGACAAATACACAGCAGTTGTGAAGGTGATTGACTCTGGGGACAAGCTGAAGCTTGATCAGACACATCTAGAAACTGTAATACCAGCACCAG gcaAGAAAGTGATGGTATTAAATGGTGGGTACAGGGGAAATGAAGGTATTTTGGAATCCATAAATGAGAAGAGGTTTTCAGTGACAATAACCATTGACTCG GGACCTTTAAAAGGGCGCAGAGTCGAAGATATCCAGTATGAAGATGTTTCCAAACTCGCCTGA